The sequence ACCTGACGTGCCCGAAGGCGTCCTCCGCCATCGGCACGCTGGAGGCGAGCGGCGTGATGAAGGAGATGACCGAGCGGCTCCAAAGCGACCCGGAGCTGGCCGCCGCCTACCGGGCCGCGCACGAGGACTACATCCGGCGCCGGGACGAGATCGAGGTGCTCCAGGGCTTCCCGAGCGCGGGCGGCATGCCCGACCGGGTGAAGTGCCTGCACGTCCTCGTCGCCCACTCGCTGGCCGCCGGCCCGGGCGTGAACCCGCTCGGCGACGAGGCCCTGGCGATGCTGCCGGAGTGGTGGCGCAAGGGCGCGTGCGTGACGCCCGACATCACCGAGGGGGACGAGAAGTGACCCGTGTGGCCGCCGTCGACTGCGGCACGAACTCCATCCGGCTGCTGGTCGCCGACGCCGACCCGGCGACGGGCGAACTGACCGAGCTGGACCGCCGGATGACGATCGTGCGGCTCGGCCAGGGCGTCGACCGCACCGGCCGGCTCGCCCCCGAGGCGCTGGAGCGCACCTTCGCCGCCTGCCGCGAGTACGCCGAGGTCGTCAAGGAGCACGGCGCCGAGCGGGTCCGCTTCGTCGCCACCTCCGCCTCCCGGGACGCCGAGAACCGCGAGGACTTCACGCGCGGTGTCCTGGACATCCTCGGCGTGGAACCGGAGGTCATCAGCGGCGACCGGGAGGCCGAGTTCTCCTTCACCGGCGCCACGAAGGAACTCACCGGCCGCACCGACCTCGCCCGGCCCTACCTGGTGGTGGACATCGGCGGCGGCTCCACCGAGTTCGTCGTCGGCGACGACCACGTCCGCGCCGCGCGGTCGGTGGACATCGGCTGTGTGCGCATGACCGAGCGGCACCTGGTGCGCGACGGCAAGGTCTCCGACCCGCCCGCCGCGGAGCAGATCG comes from Streptomyces sp. SCL15-4 and encodes:
- a CDS encoding Ppx/GppA phosphatase family protein; translated protein: MTRVAAVDCGTNSIRLLVADADPATGELTELDRRMTIVRLGQGVDRTGRLAPEALERTFAACREYAEVVKEHGAERVRFVATSASRDAENREDFTRGVLDILGVEPEVISGDREAEFSFTGATKELTGRTDLARPYLVVDIGGGSTEFVVGDDHVRAARSVDIGCVRMTERHLVRDGKVSDPPAAEQIAAIRADVEAALDLAERTVPLREARTLVGLAGSVTTVSAIAQELPEYDSARIHHSRISRERVRGITEWLLRSTHAERAAVPSMHPGRVDVIGAGALVLLAIMERTGAEEVVVSEHDILDGIAWSVA
- a CDS encoding DUF501 domain-containing protein encodes the protein METPPPPTPRTEPTDADVEAFKQQLGRPPRGLRAIAHRCPCGQPDVVETAPRLPDGTPFPTLYYLTCPKASSAIGTLEASGVMKEMTERLQSDPELAAAYRAAHEDYIRRRDEIEVLQGFPSAGGMPDRVKCLHVLVAHSLAAGPGVNPLGDEALAMLPEWWRKGACVTPDITEGDEK